The following coding sequences are from one Lysinibacillus sp. FSL W8-0992 window:
- a CDS encoding GNAT family N-acetyltransferase — MNISVITVSFPLDKETLNELKILCEEATLNDYRVYETIMNIPLAGSFESKGFMVLAYEDDNDELVGAASAIDLMGLHTYEWSLVVSPAYRQKGVGTALVNVLQAGLQERGAEGQLAVVIDGSPFGHTFIENCGYSYSFSEATLETKAESVELRNDIQIAPFAEEQTELITIYSEAFGDLPSESEELIAFNTSTNGRKLWVAHKDGQVVGTVATVKENEIQWVTALAVHPQYQGQGIGTALLSFSKDYASKQNAKFVMLDVEIENRKAISIYERAGFMKAQQLDYYVKN; from the coding sequence ATGAACATTTCAGTAATTACAGTGTCATTCCCGCTGGACAAGGAAACACTGAATGAATTAAAAATATTATGCGAAGAAGCAACCTTAAATGATTATCGTGTATATGAAACGATTATGAATATTCCATTAGCAGGCTCTTTTGAATCAAAAGGTTTTATGGTGCTCGCTTATGAAGATGATAATGATGAATTAGTTGGTGCTGCAAGTGCTATTGATTTAATGGGGCTACATACGTATGAATGGTCGTTAGTAGTTTCACCAGCTTATCGCCAAAAGGGAGTTGGGACAGCATTAGTAAACGTATTACAAGCTGGTCTACAAGAGCGAGGAGCGGAAGGTCAATTAGCAGTAGTTATTGATGGATCTCCCTTTGGACATACATTTATCGAAAACTGTGGTTATTCATACAGTTTTTCAGAAGCGACGCTGGAAACGAAAGCAGAGTCAGTGGAACTACGAAATGATATTCAAATAGCCCCATTTGCAGAAGAACAGACTGAATTGATCACTATTTATAGTGAGGCGTTTGGCGATTTGCCATCAGAATCGGAGGAACTAATTGCCTTTAATACGTCAACGAATGGTCGAAAATTATGGGTAGCACATAAAGACGGTCAAGTTGTAGGTACGGTGGCAACAGTTAAGGAAAATGAAATACAATGGGTGACAGCCCTAGCAGTTCATCCGCAGTATCAAGGGCAAGGAATCGGTACAGCTTTATTGTCTTTTTCAAAAGACTATGCAAGTAAACAAAACGCTAAATTTGTCATGCTTGATGTAGAAATCGAAAATAGAAAAGCGATTTCGATTTATGAGAGAGCAGGCTTTATGAAAGCACAGCAACTAGACTATTATGTGAAAAATTAA
- a CDS encoding ABC transporter ATP-binding protein, translating to MGFFQKPFGYEPILSKDDVKQVVKKKKGPRAADWKSTLWRLWKIVDEQRMLLIVVLLLVMASSILALLGPYLIGKIIDIYVMHGELKGLGSKVMLLVGIYLLLAVALFLQNFWMIGIAQQTIYRLRTSVFAHFQKLPISYFDRRQHGELMSRMTNDIEAVSSTLNSSFIQVFSSVLTLGGTIIIMLSLSPLLTILTMTIIPIMFWAMRWITRRTAPLFKEQQAAIGALNGMIEETISGQRIVKAFSQEERVKAEFRDKSLRLKNTGFWAQTYSGYIPKVMNFLNNMSFTIVAGIGGVLALYGHVSIGVIVIFTEYARQFTRPLNDLANQFNTVLSAIAGAERVFSLLDEQPEKEMAAAKKHTLLGQVTFQHVFFKYDDAQESYTLKDINFTIEPGHTVALVGATGAGKTTILQLIARFYEVTKGDVLFDGVNVQHIDREALRSQMAFVLQDPFLFETTVMENIRYGRLDASDDEIVEAAQLANAHDFIMKLKDGYDTVLTADGREISQGQKQLLSIARALIANPKILLLDEATSSIDTVTELAIQEALDRLMQGRTSFVIAHRLNTVHNADVILVMQKGELVEAGLQHELIESGGIYAQMLNSSTHHLDE from the coding sequence ATGGGATTTTTCCAAAAACCTTTTGGCTATGAGCCGATTTTATCGAAAGATGATGTAAAGCAGGTCGTAAAGAAAAAGAAAGGTCCACGTGCAGCAGATTGGAAAAGTACACTTTGGCGTTTATGGAAGATTGTCGATGAACAACGTATGCTATTAATAGTCGTCCTGTTACTCGTAATGGCAAGCTCGATTTTGGCACTTCTAGGACCGTACTTAATAGGCAAAATAATTGATATATATGTGATGCATGGTGAGCTTAAAGGATTAGGTAGTAAAGTTATGTTGCTTGTTGGTATTTATTTACTTTTAGCAGTCGCTTTATTTTTACAAAATTTTTGGATGATAGGGATTGCCCAACAAACGATTTATCGACTGCGCACAAGTGTCTTTGCTCATTTTCAAAAGCTACCGATTTCGTATTTTGATAGACGACAACATGGCGAATTAATGAGTCGTATGACAAATGATATTGAAGCAGTAAGCTCGACTTTGAATAGCTCTTTTATTCAAGTATTTTCGAGTGTGTTAACGCTTGGCGGCACGATTATCATTATGCTGAGCTTGAGTCCGCTGTTAACGATCTTAACAATGACAATTATTCCAATTATGTTTTGGGCGATGCGCTGGATTACCCGTCGAACGGCTCCGTTATTTAAGGAACAACAAGCAGCAATAGGAGCGCTTAACGGCATGATCGAAGAAACGATATCAGGGCAGCGAATCGTTAAAGCCTTTTCACAGGAAGAACGTGTAAAGGCAGAATTTCGCGACAAAAGTTTACGGTTGAAAAATACGGGCTTTTGGGCACAGACGTACTCGGGTTATATACCGAAAGTCATGAACTTTTTAAATAATATGAGCTTTACAATTGTTGCAGGTATTGGTGGAGTACTAGCACTATACGGTCATGTGTCAATAGGGGTAATTGTTATTTTTACAGAATATGCTCGCCAATTTACACGACCATTAAATGATTTGGCAAATCAGTTTAATACGGTATTATCAGCTATAGCAGGAGCTGAACGTGTATTTTCTTTACTTGACGAACAGCCTGAAAAGGAAATGGCTGCTGCAAAAAAACATACATTATTAGGACAGGTAACATTTCAACATGTGTTTTTTAAGTATGATGATGCACAGGAATCCTACACATTAAAAGATATTAATTTTACGATAGAGCCTGGGCATACTGTTGCATTGGTAGGTGCAACTGGTGCTGGAAAAACAACTATTCTACAGTTGATTGCTAGGTTTTATGAGGTGACAAAGGGCGATGTATTATTCGATGGTGTAAATGTACAGCACATTGATCGGGAGGCACTTCGCTCACAAATGGCCTTCGTGTTACAAGATCCGTTTTTATTCGAAACAACAGTAATGGAGAATATCCGTTATGGTCGTTTAGATGCTAGCGATGATGAAATTGTGGAAGCAGCACAGCTTGCTAATGCCCATGATTTTATTATGAAACTAAAGGATGGTTATGACACTGTTCTTACGGCAGATGGACGTGAGATTTCCCAAGGACAAAAGCAATTACTATCGATTGCACGTGCACTAATTGCTAATCCGAAAATTTTATTGCTTGATGAAGCAACAAGTAGCATTGACACAGTAACAGAATTAGCAATCCAAGAGGCACTCGATAGGCTTATGCAAGGACGAACAAGTTTTGTAATTGCACATCGGTTGAACACTGTACACAATGCGGATGTTATTTTAGTTATGCAAAAGGGCGAGCTAGTTGAAGCTGGATTACAGCATGAGTTAATTGAATCTGGTGGGATTTATGCCCAAATGCTAAATTCCTCAACACATCATTTAGATGAGTAG
- a CDS encoding ABC transporter ATP-binding protein → MKVIFSYVKPYKWTAIFALCLMLIELFVELVQPLIMAKIIDDGVRGQNNDMIIQWGAILLVLSFIAFISGIVNSYFSSHTAQSFSFDLRNALFDKIQSFTLATYQKFSTASLITRLTNDVTQVQTVLFMSLRIMLRAPLAVVGSIVMAFVVNAKLALFLVIGTPLIFVFLIFMVAKGVSYFGRVQKRVDRLNRVLQENLQAMRLVKAYLRGAYEASRFEQVASRLKVDTVKALRTMEYIMPVLLFVMNMSLLAVLWFGTKQVAAGTTPLGDIVAIVNYAMRMTGSFSMFAFIIIFYARAKASAERMTEVLAVDNEVEITSSSKEGAANDLKLGELAFKNVSFHYPGTDTAVLSNVTFQVKSGEKLAIMGATGAGKSTLLQLIPRFYDVSEGQIFVEGKDVQQWDLQELRDIIGYVPQQSLLFTGSIADNVRWGDTEAEMDEVLNATMQAQIHASVEDFPSGYDTRVGQKGVNLSGGQKQRLSIARALLRKGHILMLDDSTSALDVKTEQALWDALSEERATMLVVTQKIRTAKGADHILLIDAGEVVGYGSHEELLQTSELYKKIAISQQEVE, encoded by the coding sequence GTGAAAGTAATTTTTTCGTATGTAAAACCATATAAGTGGACTGCAATTTTTGCATTATGTTTGATGTTGATTGAATTATTTGTAGAGCTTGTTCAGCCACTTATCATGGCCAAAATTATTGATGATGGTGTTCGTGGTCAAAATAATGACATGATTATTCAATGGGGAGCCATTTTACTTGTTTTATCTTTTATCGCCTTTATATCAGGCATCGTCAATTCTTATTTTTCATCACATACTGCGCAAAGCTTTTCTTTTGATTTGCGCAATGCTTTGTTTGATAAAATTCAATCCTTTACATTAGCTACATATCAAAAATTTTCTACGGCTTCGCTTATTACTCGGCTAACTAATGATGTAACGCAAGTTCAAACAGTGCTGTTTATGAGCCTTCGGATTATGCTCCGCGCACCACTAGCTGTTGTTGGGAGCATTGTCATGGCTTTTGTTGTCAATGCAAAGCTAGCACTGTTTTTAGTTATTGGTACACCGCTCATTTTCGTTTTCCTTATTTTTATGGTTGCAAAAGGTGTGTCATATTTTGGGCGAGTACAGAAGCGTGTGGACCGTTTGAATCGTGTCCTTCAAGAAAATTTGCAAGCGATGCGTCTAGTGAAGGCTTATTTACGTGGGGCATATGAGGCTTCGCGCTTTGAGCAGGTTGCTTCACGATTAAAGGTGGATACTGTCAAAGCTCTGCGTACGATGGAGTATATTATGCCTGTATTATTGTTTGTAATGAACATGAGTTTATTGGCCGTACTTTGGTTCGGTACAAAGCAAGTTGCTGCTGGAACGACACCGCTTGGTGATATTGTAGCTATCGTCAATTATGCAATGCGTATGACAGGTTCATTTTCAATGTTTGCTTTTATTATAATTTTTTATGCACGTGCAAAAGCCTCTGCAGAACGTATGACAGAGGTGCTTGCTGTTGACAATGAAGTAGAAATTACTTCGTCATCTAAAGAAGGTGCAGCTAACGACTTGAAATTAGGCGAATTAGCATTTAAAAATGTAAGCTTCCACTATCCAGGTACAGACACTGCTGTATTGTCTAACGTCACTTTTCAAGTGAAGTCGGGTGAAAAATTAGCAATCATGGGGGCTACAGGAGCTGGTAAATCAACATTACTACAGCTTATTCCACGCTTTTATGATGTGTCGGAAGGACAGATTTTTGTAGAAGGAAAAGATGTTCAGCAATGGGATCTACAAGAGCTACGTGACATTATAGGTTATGTACCGCAGCAATCTTTATTATTTACAGGGAGTATTGCTGACAATGTTCGATGGGGCGATACAGAAGCCGAAATGGACGAAGTGCTCAATGCAACAATGCAGGCACAAATTCACGCATCTGTAGAAGATTTCCCAAGTGGTTATGATACCCGAGTAGGGCAAAAGGGCGTTAATTTATCAGGTGGTCAAAAACAAAGATTGTCTATTGCTAGAGCGTTATTAAGAAAAGGACATATATTAATGCTTGATGATAGTACAAGTGCACTTGATGTTAAAACAGAGCAGGCACTATGGGATGCGCTTAGTGAAGAAAGAGCAACGATGCTCGTGGTCACACAAAAAATTCGGACGGCTAAAGGTGCAGATCATATTTTGTTAATTGATGCAGGCGAAGTGGTTGGATATGGGTCACACGAAGAGCTTCTGCAAACTTCTGAACTGTATAAAAAAATCGCAATCTCCCAACAGGAGGTGGAATAA
- a CDS encoding DMT family transporter, which yields MERLKGILFIISGAMLWGATGPLMEWLLNHTALTVSFMLTIRLSVAGIVLLTYLLLTGKNIFCIWQQKLWSRQLVIFGIVGMLGVQYAFVGAINESNAVLATLLQFLAPIFVVAYVSLSLKKWPPKYQVLGIIGTLVGLFLLLTNASFDSLLVSNKALLWGVAVGLTFAFYTLYPARLMKEWNVLLVVGWGMLIGGVTLGILSRVWQSNQWIVFADLKITGLMMALIFTGTLAFILFLSSMKYITAVETSILSSIEPLTAMVISVFVFGTSLGLWQLVGVFVMLVCVTWLSIAGEKA from the coding sequence ATGGAACGATTAAAAGGTATTCTTTTTATTATCTCTGGAGCGATGCTATGGGGGGCAACTGGACCATTAATGGAATGGTTACTCAATCATACAGCATTGACAGTTTCTTTTATGCTGACAATTCGGTTGTCAGTTGCAGGTATTGTCTTACTTACATATTTGTTGCTAACGGGTAAAAATATTTTTTGTATATGGCAACAAAAGCTTTGGAGTAGGCAGCTCGTCATCTTTGGTATTGTAGGGATGCTCGGTGTGCAATACGCTTTTGTCGGAGCTATAAATGAAAGTAATGCAGTTTTAGCTACGTTACTTCAATTTTTAGCGCCAATATTTGTTGTTGCTTATGTCTCTCTTAGTTTAAAGAAATGGCCACCCAAATATCAAGTGTTAGGTATTATTGGCACGTTAGTAGGATTATTTCTGCTACTAACGAATGCTTCATTTGATTCTTTATTAGTTAGTAATAAAGCCTTATTATGGGGAGTAGCGGTTGGATTAACTTTTGCATTTTACACACTATATCCTGCACGTCTTATGAAGGAATGGAATGTGCTCCTTGTTGTAGGATGGGGAATGTTAATTGGTGGTGTAACATTAGGCATATTAAGTCGTGTATGGCAATCAAATCAGTGGATTGTCTTTGCAGATTTAAAAATTACTGGGTTAATGATGGCGTTAATTTTTACAGGTACTTTAGCATTTATACTATTTTTAAGTAGCATGAAGTATATTACAGCTGTCGAGACGAGTATCTTATCTAGTATTGAACCTTTAACGGCGATGGTGATTTCAGTATTTGTATTTGGCACATCGCTAGGATTGTGGCAATTAGTGGGAGTTTTCGTTATGCTTGTATGTGTAACGTGGCTATCTATTGCAGGTGAAAAAGCATAA
- a CDS encoding EAL domain-containing protein: MSLKHKSFTIDEHYINSLPFPAIVITQNGQATISGKHAEELFGFSVNDITGHTTPSIHENLLRNLSNETFQSILQKEESTYIDQVQVCTQADEEITTAMLAKPYFEQGEHLILIMFMLPELMINSVSNSSTYVDLKQGLDSTFMTVTLDRDGFILECNAEFLKISQWTPKRVIGKTFWQLFPENEVSEKITNTIWRNLNNGHTWQGEIEKVTKTGQSYWVLLTAIPTFNLEANEQQFILIEKDITKSKTIQHQLEKIAYIDTETGLMNAHRLEKVISKMIEEEKHFSFVYLSIDKFYTLKELHDQQINQSLIIEFTNRIKMYFQDSTMARINENDFVVITPLSEWFIQGFLSYLQQHPIYSSNIAVPISISGGITRFPEDQTTFSQLMKASIATITTVREAGGDKIVSLSKATHKALNRKALIEKRLLQALDQKNLKVLYQPQVDVYSGKITAVEALVRWEDEVIGVVSPDELIPIAEETGLINNIGSFMLERACEQALIWKKAGFNLKVAVNSSVREFRDKNMAKSILEMLAKTNCPANLIQIEITEKFALEAEAATFITQQMRKLENEGIAFVLDDFGTGYGSFRYMQILPIDTLKIDKAFTSSLLKSEKSQKLMHGMIQLGKSMELKVVAEGVETAEQANLLITYGCDTIQGFHISKPVTPEEIEALLVK, encoded by the coding sequence ATGAGTCTTAAGCACAAATCATTTACGATAGATGAGCATTATATAAATTCACTTCCTTTTCCTGCAATTGTTATAACACAAAATGGACAAGCAACTATTTCAGGAAAACACGCTGAAGAATTATTTGGTTTTTCAGTCAATGACATTACAGGACATACTACTCCATCCATACATGAAAATCTACTAAGAAATCTTTCAAATGAGACGTTTCAATCGATTTTACAAAAAGAAGAAAGTACATATATAGATCAGGTTCAAGTTTGCACCCAAGCTGATGAAGAAATCACTACAGCAATGCTAGCTAAGCCATACTTTGAACAGGGTGAACACCTTATTCTCATTATGTTTATGTTACCAGAGTTAATGATTAATTCGGTTTCAAACAGTAGTACTTATGTAGACTTAAAGCAAGGTTTAGACTCTACTTTTATGACCGTAACGCTTGATCGTGATGGATTTATTTTAGAATGTAATGCAGAGTTTTTAAAAATTAGCCAATGGACACCAAAGCGTGTTATCGGCAAAACATTCTGGCAGTTATTCCCTGAAAATGAAGTAAGTGAAAAAATTACAAATACAATTTGGCGCAATTTAAATAATGGTCACACATGGCAAGGCGAAATTGAAAAAGTTACGAAAACAGGGCAGTCTTATTGGGTGCTTCTCACAGCTATCCCAACATTTAATCTAGAAGCTAATGAGCAACAATTTATTTTAATTGAAAAGGATATTACAAAATCTAAGACGATACAACATCAGCTTGAAAAAATTGCTTACATAGATACAGAAACAGGCTTAATGAATGCTCATCGACTAGAAAAAGTAATTTCCAAAATGATCGAGGAAGAAAAACACTTCTCCTTCGTCTATTTAAGTATCGATAAGTTTTACACATTAAAAGAATTACATGATCAACAAATAAACCAAAGTCTTATTATTGAATTTACAAATCGTATCAAAATGTACTTCCAGGACAGTACAATGGCACGTATTAACGAAAATGATTTCGTTGTCATCACACCTTTAAGTGAATGGTTTATTCAAGGCTTCTTGTCCTATTTACAACAGCATCCAATTTATAGCAGCAATATTGCAGTTCCTATTTCAATTAGTGGCGGGATTACACGCTTCCCTGAGGATCAAACTACCTTCTCACAGCTAATGAAAGCGTCTATCGCAACGATTACAACAGTTCGCGAAGCTGGTGGCGACAAAATTGTCTCCCTTTCAAAAGCAACTCATAAAGCTTTAAATCGTAAAGCATTAATTGAGAAACGTCTACTACAAGCACTTGATCAGAAAAACCTAAAAGTACTTTATCAACCACAAGTTGACGTTTACTCGGGTAAAATTACAGCTGTAGAGGCACTAGTTCGTTGGGAAGATGAAGTTATTGGCGTAGTTTCACCAGATGAGCTCATTCCAATTGCTGAGGAAACAGGGCTAATAAACAATATTGGTTCGTTTATGCTGGAAAGGGCTTGCGAACAAGCGCTTATTTGGAAGAAGGCTGGTTTCAATTTAAAGGTGGCGGTTAACTCGTCTGTCCGCGAATTCCGTGACAAAAACATGGCCAAGTCAATTCTTGAAATGTTAGCAAAAACAAATTGTCCTGCAAACCTTATTCAAATTGAAATTACAGAGAAATTTGCATTGGAAGCTGAAGCTGCAACCTTTATTACACAACAAATGCGCAAGCTTGAAAACGAGGGCATCGCTTTCGTCTTAGATGATTTCGGTACAGGTTATGGTTCATTCCGCTATATGCAAATTTTACCGATTGATACATTAAAAATTGATAAAGCATTTACTAGTTCGTTATTAAAATCCGAAAAATCACAAAAGCTTATGCATGGTATGATACAGTTAGGCAAATCCATGGAACTAAAAGTGGTAGCTGAGGGTGTTGAAACGGCTGAGCAAGCTAATCTGTTAATTACTTATGGCTGCGATACTATTCAAGGATTTCACATTAGCAAACCTGTTACACCAGAAGAAATCGAGGCACTACTTGTAAAATAA
- a CDS encoding threonine/serine exporter family protein encodes MDIFVQLIVSFFSTAGIAIIFNVPRKTLFHCGFVGVIGWMIYYLLTEHGMDVVDASFFSSFIIAIVAHLYARRFKMPMIIFIVAGIIPLVPGGMAYNAMRNVVEDDYLQGLQYGLKAFLITGAIVMGLVFAEVLMQFVFRAVRSSKSKLKRTYRK; translated from the coding sequence ATGGATATATTCGTACAATTAATTGTGAGCTTTTTTTCAACGGCCGGAATTGCAATTATTTTTAATGTTCCTAGAAAAACCTTGTTCCATTGTGGTTTTGTAGGTGTGATTGGCTGGATGATTTATTATTTATTAACAGAGCACGGTATGGACGTTGTAGACGCTTCGTTTTTCAGCTCATTTATCATAGCGATTGTTGCGCATTTATATGCACGTCGTTTTAAAATGCCGATGATTATCTTTATTGTAGCGGGAATAATTCCCCTCGTACCAGGGGGGATGGCTTACAATGCAATGCGAAATGTAGTGGAGGATGATTATTTACAAGGCTTACAGTATGGACTGAAGGCGTTTTTAATTACAGGTGCAATTGTTATGGGCCTAGTATTTGCAGAAGTATTAATGCAGTTTGTGTTTCGGGCTGTACGTTCCAGCAAGTCAAAGCTGAAAAGGACTTACAGAAAATAA
- a CDS encoding threonine/serine exporter family protein: MLSHEVDNEFTIDCLLLAGRIMIESGAETYRVEDTMLRMAQSQNMLDAQCYATPTGIIFSLGKTQPTRITSISSRVTDLQKISMVNSVSRRLTSHIISLEDAYDELKTIQKTNYFLPMYIQVFSAALASGCFLIMFKGGWSDFPAAFIAGGLGFLTLILMNHLTKVKFFSEFTASLIIGTIAFFAVKFNYGTEIDKIIISSVMPLVPGILITNAVRDLMAGHFMSGMAKGAEAFLTAFAIGSAIAVILSF; the protein is encoded by the coding sequence GAAGTGGATAATGAATTTACTATTGACTGCTTGTTACTTGCAGGGCGAATTATGATTGAAAGTGGTGCAGAAACATATCGTGTTGAAGATACGATGCTACGTATGGCACAATCTCAAAATATGCTAGATGCGCAATGTTATGCTACACCTACAGGTATCATTTTTTCGTTAGGCAAGACACAGCCGACGAGAATCACTTCGATTTCCAGTAGGGTTACTGATTTACAAAAAATATCCATGGTAAATTCAGTATCTCGTAGACTCACATCTCACATAATATCATTAGAAGACGCTTATGACGAGCTAAAGACGATACAAAAAACAAATTATTTTTTGCCAATGTATATACAAGTATTTTCAGCAGCACTTGCGAGTGGCTGTTTTCTAATTATGTTTAAGGGTGGATGGTCTGATTTCCCTGCAGCATTTATAGCAGGAGGGTTAGGGTTTCTTACTCTTATTCTAATGAACCATTTAACAAAAGTGAAGTTTTTCTCGGAGTTCACAGCTTCGTTAATTATTGGTACGATTGCTTTTTTTGCGGTGAAATTTAACTATGGTACAGAAATTGATAAAATTATTATTAGCTCTGTTATGCCACTAGTACCAGGTATTTTAATCACCAACGCGGTAAGGGATTTAATGGCAGGTCATTTTATGTCAGGGATGGCAAAGGGAGCAGAGGCGTTTTTAACAGCTTTTGCTATCGGTTCAGCAATTGCCGTCATCCTATCATTTTAG